Proteins from one Sulfurovum sp. TSL1 genomic window:
- a CDS encoding serine protease: MIKSIHDKLEKNVCKVICDDDHGTGFLISNQLILTAFHVVSDCENIKVEFNDTKELDVTLHELTTEEYKKLDIAVLKLKEPINFYENIEIINMDLSTGEKWVSRGYPVSKAKTGENFLERYDNCINSQLPKIDGQNDVQLDLYLKLETYSGLSGAPLVVNNAIVGIIKNELLEKGTSKELQGLSIKHFIKLLDELNIKVNVQSCDSVYNECLSDMDEQYQFIIDYLNNNSILKDDLIEACKKYLKKLHIDILIKFENINSIIDHISNHSQFPCIINELYQDNDEELKSWLDDQKFMICREVESISITPLVVIIFGLNSDGKKYDVTFISRNLPGISDGICNEKYDLDDDVSKDKLIMKIMSYIQSDNPIVDLILPQELMLENINLWEVKFNETLSRLTRLNIRYIERYNIRGTLKDLLIKEWNNILSKIATNQSLLYVENEQSMRNIGNNMNEVGIASKYILQKEHLEFILKSEMKFIMLWYTKECTKDLLELYSPNILNLQNEYYKLNENPINLMWDDPTTYYYPDEI; this comes from the coding sequence ATGATTAAGTCAATACATGACAAGCTAGAAAAAAATGTTTGTAAAGTCATATGTGATGATGATCATGGTACAGGGTTTTTGATTAGCAATCAGTTGATATTGACTGCATTTCATGTTGTGAGTGATTGTGAGAATATAAAAGTTGAATTTAATGATACTAAAGAGCTTGATGTTACATTACATGAATTAACAACCGAAGAATATAAAAAGTTGGATATTGCTGTATTAAAACTAAAAGAGCCCATAAATTTTTATGAAAATATTGAAATAATTAATATGGACTTATCTACAGGTGAAAAATGGGTTTCAAGAGGTTATCCAGTAAGTAAAGCTAAAACTGGTGAGAATTTTCTAGAAAGATATGATAATTGTATAAATAGTCAATTACCTAAGATTGATGGACAAAATGATGTTCAACTTGACTTGTATCTGAAGCTAGAAACCTATAGTGGACTATCTGGAGCACCACTTGTAGTGAATAATGCTATTGTGGGGATAATTAAAAATGAGCTTTTAGAAAAAGGTACTTCAAAGGAATTGCAAGGATTATCTATTAAGCACTTTATAAAATTATTGGATGAGCTGAATATTAAAGTAAATGTACAAAGTTGTGATAGTGTCTACAATGAGTGTTTAAGTGATATGGATGAACAATATCAGTTTATTATTGATTATTTGAATAATAATTCTATTTTAAAAGACGATTTAATAGAAGCTTGTAAAAAATATTTAAAAAAACTACATATAGATATTCTTATAAAATTTGAAAATATAAATTCCATTATTGATCATATATCCAATCATAGTCAATTTCCTTGTATTATAAATGAGTTGTATCAAGATAATGATGAAGAATTAAAATCTTGGTTAGATGATCAAAAGTTCATGATTTGTCGAGAAGTTGAGAGTATAAGTATTACACCATTGGTAGTTATCATTTTTGGTTTAAATTCTGATGGTAAAAAGTATGATGTGACATTCATTTCCAGAAATTTACCTGGTATTTCTGATGGTATTTGTAATGAGAAATATGATTTAGATGATGATGTATCTAAAGATAAGTTGATAATGAAAATAATGAGTTATATTCAAAGTGATAATCCAATAGTAGATTTGATTTTACCTCAAGAATTGATGTTAGAAAATATTAATCTATGGGAAGTGAAGTTTAATGAAACATTGAGTCGATTAACTAGGTTGAATATTAGATATATAGAGCGCTATAACATACGTGGTACTCTAAAAGATCTTCTTATAAAGGAATGGAATAATATTTTGAGTAAAATTGCTACCAATCAAAGCTTATTATATGTAGAGAATGAACAATCAATGAGAAATATTGGTAATAATATGAATGAAGTTGGTATAGCTTCTAAATATATTTTACAAAAAGAGCATTTAGAATTTATACTTAAATCGGAAATGAAATTTATTATGCTTTGGTATACTAAAGAGTGTACCAAAGATTTACTTGAATTATATAGTCCAAATATTCTTAATCTGCAAAATGAATACTATAAACTGAACGAGAACCCAATTAACTTAATGTGGGACGATCCAACAACATACTATTACCCAGATGAAATATAA
- a CDS encoding ComEC/Rec2 family competence protein translates to MGKISIKSFEAYNGDAFLVSFDNNQNVLIDMGMPKTYDSEIKPELIKLALSGQKIDLLVISHVDEDHIGGAIEFLKDNQENNIIEVCEIWHNSYRHMQFEQNKVDKIDEDSKDILESLVQQNQSNSIDNGEKLISYKQGSSLASLIWKYDYSWNSSFNNNAVVNNSSNNTIKKIGDIKFVLLSPDKNKLNRLSKRWLKELNKQKYNFEISDEEIFDDAFEFFMKYEQDLDTSIKEISSSNKINFDDLAEVIEKDSSVTNGSSISFIIEYQGKRLLFLGDAHEDIIYENLNKLKDQGESLTFDFVKISHHGSNKNISQRFIDIIDSQRFFFSTDGTKHGHPNLEAISKILVKETQYQKELLFNYEVDAFKTLNNKDYESYYHYVAKHLNEVLL, encoded by the coding sequence GTGGGGAAAATTTCTATCAAGTCATTTGAAGCTTATAATGGTGATGCTTTTCTAGTAAGCTTTGACAATAATCAAAATGTATTAATTGATATGGGCATGCCAAAAACATATGATTCAGAAATAAAGCCCGAATTAATTAAGTTAGCACTAAGTGGTCAAAAAATCGATTTATTGGTTATTTCCCATGTTGATGAAGATCATATTGGTGGGGCTATTGAGTTTCTCAAAGATAATCAAGAAAATAATATTATAGAAGTTTGTGAAATTTGGCACAATAGCTATAGGCATATGCAATTTGAACAAAATAAAGTAGATAAAATAGATGAGGATTCTAAAGATATTTTAGAATCATTAGTTCAACAAAATCAGTCAAATAGTATTGATAACGGTGAAAAACTTATATCATACAAGCAAGGTTCATCACTTGCATCACTGATTTGGAAATATGATTATAGTTGGAATAGTTCTTTTAATAATAATGCTGTTGTTAATAATTCAAGTAATAATACCATTAAAAAAATAGGTGATATTAAATTTGTACTATTGTCACCTGATAAAAATAAATTAAATAGGTTATCAAAGAGATGGTTAAAGGAATTAAACAAGCAAAAGTATAACTTTGAAATAAGTGATGAAGAAATTTTTGATGATGCATTTGAATTTTTTATGAAGTATGAACAGGATCTAGATACTTCAATTAAAGAGATATCTTCAAGTAATAAAATTAATTTTGATGACTTAGCTGAAGTTATAGAGAAAGATAGTTCCGTAACAAATGGGTCTTCAATCTCCTTTATAATAGAATATCAAGGTAAAAGATTACTATTTTTAGGTGATGCGCATGAAGATATAATCTATGAAAATTTAAATAAGCTAAAAGATCAAGGTGAGTCTTTAACGTTTGACTTTGTGAAGATATCACACCATGGTAGTAATAAAAATATTTCTCAAAGGTTTATAGATATTATTGACTCTCAAAGATTTTTCTTTTCTACAGATGGTACAAAGCATGGACATCCAAACTTGGAAGCAATTTCAAAAATACTGGTAAAAGAAACCCAATATCAAAAAGAGTTGTTGTTTAATTATGAGGTTGATGCTTTTAAAACATTAAACAATAAAGATTATGAATCATATTATCACTATGTTGCTAAACATCTAAATGAGGTTTTATTGTGA
- a CDS encoding RHS repeat-associated core domain-containing protein, which produces MACSFSFYGARYYDPRTSVWQSPDPILETYMNGGGNNGVYNPANINLYMYTYNNPVNLIDPTGMLTDNDGASISEHVYGDNPDALPRHLQQVSNQKELNSYGLSAQDLRDEASGFKAGVYRNTNTGEVTLAFAGTEDWRDGRTDVASALGQFPKQFVLALTAAKKFNNAMKGKDTALTGHSLGGGLAALSSTRTGIEAKTYNAMGINRSLIANLPTSQIDNYYVKGEILTSFQNATFAPTALGNQHEIPYGLEVGGTIFGETFYQPDKSNFGRHSITYVNERMNTK; this is translated from the coding sequence ATGGCGTGTTCTTTTTCTTTTTATGGTGCAAGGTATTATGACCCTCGCACCTCTGTGTGGCAATCTCCAGATCCGATACTTGAAACTTATATGAATGGTGGTGGGAATAATGGAGTTTATAACCCTGCAAACATAAACTTATACATGTATACTTATAATAATCCTGTAAATTTAATTGATCCAACTGGAATGCTAACAGATAATGATGGAGCTTCAATATCAGAACATGTATATGGAGATAATCCAGATGCGTTGCCTAGGCATCTACAACAAGTTTCGAATCAAAAAGAATTAAATAGTTATGGGCTTTCAGCGCAAGATTTAAGAGACGAGGCATCAGGATTTAAAGCAGGTGTTTATAGAAACACAAATACCGGAGAAGTAACTTTAGCATTTGCTGGAACAGAAGATTGGCGAGATGGAAGAACAGATGTAGCAAGTGCTTTGGGACAATTTCCTAAACAATTTGTATTAGCATTAACTGCGGCTAAAAAATTTAATAATGCCATGAAAGGAAAGGATACTGCATTGACTGGACATTCTCTTGGAGGAGGATTGGCTGCATTGTCTTCAACCCGTACAGGTATAGAAGCAAAAACATATAATGCTATGGGAATAAATAGATCCCTTATTGCTAATTTACCTACGAGTCAGATCGATAATTACTATGTAAAAGGAGAAATATTAACCTCCTTCCAAAATGCAACTTTTGCACCAACTGCATTAGGTAATCAACATGAAATTCCATATGGTCTTGAAGTAGGAGGAACTATATTCGGAGAAACATTTTATCAGCCAGATAAGAGTAATTTCGGACGTCATTCGATAACATATGTTAATGAGAGAATGAATACAAAATAA
- a CDS encoding tyrosine-type recombinase/integrase produces MKYFPNTEKSKWMIGLATQLCAFKRYIKSEPVDDGSDIKVKLIVNPYGMLILDGMIEGKRHRFSTKKRATIWNILKYTCQIKTAFMDLYEERFDMPTATEENFRTYGKHILENTKNYRNLFSQREELSRFRKLCRTFGSMALGDIKASHILRWQNNFNMAPKTVINYRGTLNIIFKYAVYDELMSSNPLSVVRAPKVIRKEIQVFKEREIRLLLKYTTGQLHNIIQFVAFTGVRAGELIALRWSDIDFEEDTISISKRTREGNEDIPKSKRNRVLDMLPQAKEALMHQAQLTKKRSEYVFTTRFGTPYKRSNKISAAIRRVCKKAHINGGTLQTLRRSCNTLYKQYGLPNDWILDQLGHMQDDVNRRHYTGKIKPDLSHIGTLLSE; encoded by the coding sequence ATGAAATACTTCCCAAACACAGAAAAGTCAAAATGGATGATAGGCTTAGCAACACAACTGTGTGCTTTCAAACGCTATATCAAGTCAGAACCAGTAGATGACGGATCAGACATTAAAGTGAAGCTCATTGTCAATCCATACGGTATGCTCATACTCGATGGCATGATCGAAGGCAAACGGCATAGGTTCTCTACCAAGAAAAGAGCAACGATCTGGAATATACTCAAATACACTTGCCAGATAAAAACCGCTTTCATGGATTTGTATGAAGAACGGTTTGATATGCCTACTGCCACAGAGGAGAATTTTAGAACCTACGGGAAACATATCCTTGAGAACACAAAGAACTACCGTAACCTGTTCTCTCAAAGAGAAGAGCTGTCCAGGTTCAGAAAGCTTTGCAGAACGTTTGGTTCTATGGCATTGGGTGATATTAAAGCCAGCCACATCCTAAGGTGGCAGAACAATTTCAATATGGCACCCAAGACCGTAATCAACTATAGAGGTACGCTCAATATCATTTTTAAATACGCAGTCTATGATGAACTGATGTCCAGTAATCCTCTAAGTGTCGTAAGGGCACCAAAGGTAATCAGAAAAGAGATACAGGTATTCAAGGAAAGAGAGATCAGGTTGCTCCTGAAATATACCACCGGACAGCTGCACAATATCATCCAGTTCGTAGCATTCACAGGGGTACGTGCAGGAGAGCTTATCGCATTGAGATGGAGTGATATTGACTTTGAGGAAGATACCATAAGTATCTCCAAGAGAACAAGAGAGGGAAATGAAGATATTCCAAAGTCAAAAAGAAACAGAGTGCTTGATATGCTTCCACAGGCAAAAGAGGCACTAATGCATCAGGCTCAATTAACTAAAAAGAGAAGTGAATACGTCTTTACTACACGCTTTGGGACACCCTACAAGAGATCTAACAAGATATCCGCTGCCATCAGAAGGGTATGTAAAAAAGCGCATATCAACGGAGGAACTCTGCAGACACTTAGAAGATCATGCAATACACTGTATAAGCAATATGGGCTACCTAATGATTGGATACTTGACCAACTTGGACACATGCAGGATGATGTGAATAGAAGACATTACACAGGAAAGATCAAACCAGACCTGTCGCACATTGGCACACTCTTGTCAGAGTAG
- a CDS encoding type II toxin-antitoxin system RelE/ParE family toxin, producing MKKISALFYENSNGKKPVREWLYSLDEEDRKVIGKNIKTVEYGWPIGMPVCRKLESKLYEVRSDISNKRIARVIFTVIDEYMILLHGFIKKTQKTPKQDIDLALKRKKDIQ from the coding sequence ATGAAAAAAATCAGTGCGCTCTTTTATGAAAACTCAAACGGCAAGAAACCTGTACGTGAATGGCTCTATTCTTTGGATGAAGAGGATAGGAAGGTCATAGGCAAGAATATCAAAACCGTGGAATACGGATGGCCTATAGGGATGCCGGTATGCAGAAAACTGGAAAGCAAACTCTATGAAGTGAGAAGCGATATCTCCAATAAAAGAATTGCAAGGGTTATTTTCACCGTGATAGATGAGTATATGATACTACTTCACGGATTTATCAAAAAGACGCAAAAGACACCTAAGCAGGACATTGATCTTGCATTGAAAAGAAAAAAGGATATTCAATGA
- a CDS encoding XRE family transcriptional regulator, translating into MKLTKNMKSDFDEFLKEEGIYEEVNDTAIKRVIAYQIEQEMKAQKITKTKMAELMHTSRAVVNRLLNPDNESLTLSTLESATTALGKRLSITIV; encoded by the coding sequence ATGAAACTAACAAAAAATATGAAAAGTGATTTTGATGAGTTTTTAAAAGAAGAAGGTATCTATGAAGAAGTCAATGACACTGCCATCAAAAGAGTCATTGCCTATCAGATAGAACAGGAGATGAAAGCACAAAAGATCACTAAAACCAAAATGGCAGAGCTTATGCATACAAGCCGTGCAGTTGTGAACAGACTTTTAAATCCAGATAACGAATCATTGACTTTAAGTACTTTGGAATCTGCCACTACGGCATTAGGGAAAAGACTGAGCATTACGATCGTATAG
- a CDS encoding SMI1/KNR4 family protein, whose protein sequence is MKNKIIKPNPHGEIDMDKLERFERKIGTKLPKDYREYLIKYNGCEFENKNFYSTLHEIDYIHIHEINGLIDEPKWASLENSYEIYNEDAYENGFNFKKDYLAIMSDDGGNQVVIKLSEPFRGSIYFWNHDDIDDTFIKISDSYTKFIDSLINDEEYMEILKVSDPETYTDLTEIIDRRFIDIYQYKNETFYFVPYSEVRNSYNMQPHAPVLSHKVQQLDSAKRFSEVFKETMSFSRSNLTQKECDTICKNTVFPLNKDKNFKSDASLVSVFTNDGINYDICSTKLDKDGEYYSGPSYIVPIDASDTELYEAFKKAMNKSIELNKK, encoded by the coding sequence ATGAAAAATAAAATTATTAAACCAAATCCACATGGTGAGATAGATATGGATAAGCTTGAACGTTTCGAAAGAAAAATAGGCACGAAATTACCTAAAGACTATAGAGAATATCTTATTAAATATAATGGTTGTGAGTTTGAGAATAAAAATTTTTATAGTACTCTGCATGAAATAGACTATATACATATTCACGAAATTAATGGACTTATTGATGAGCCAAAGTGGGCTTCATTGGAAAATTCTTATGAAATATATAACGAAGACGCTTATGAAAATGGCTTTAACTTTAAAAAGGATTATTTAGCCATTATGAGTGATGATGGGGGAAATCAAGTAGTTATAAAGCTATCTGAGCCTTTTAGGGGGAGTATTTATTTTTGGAATCATGATGACATTGATGATACCTTTATCAAAATTTCTGATAGCTATACTAAATTCATAGATAGTTTAATAAATGATGAAGAATATATGGAAATATTAAAAGTATCTGATCCAGAAACATATACAGATCTTACAGAAATCATAGATAGAAGATTCATTGATATATATCAATACAAAAATGAGACTTTTTATTTTGTTCCTTATTCTGAAGTGCGAAATAGTTACAACATGCAACCACATGCTCCTGTATTGTCTCATAAAGTACAGCAGCTTGATAGTGCCAAACGATTTTCAGAAGTATTTAAAGAAACAATGAGTTTTTCTAGATCGAATTTAACGCAGAAAGAATGTGATACTATTTGCAAAAATACAGTTTTTCCACTGAATAAAGATAAAAATTTTAAAAGCGATGCTAGTCTTGTGAGTGTTTTTACTAATGATGGTATCAATTATGATATTTGTTCAACGAAACTTGATAAAGATGGTGAGTATTATAGTGGTCCAAGCTATATAGTACCGATAGATGCTTCTGATACAGAACTATATGAAGCTTTTAAAAAAGCAATGAATAAATCTATAGAGTTAAATAAAAAGTAA
- a CDS encoding HNH endonuclease: MRFFTKFLLLLLTFITVSQANIQPLASSYDIRLSEYGARYYDPRTSVWQNPDPILDEYMSGQTNNGVFNPKNLELYTYTRNNPVNLIDPDGLSWKKVAEKASKSFEKGMDAYQHALKHTIPRNKALAGKTHDKSGVPFDKDGFADFSNYLYKTKPGQKNDINIGLANSQKSNYTKHANKKAGFKETPKGYKWHHHQDEGRMQLVESAAHDLTGHTGGKSIGKIAGALAAGVSTASADVYNGIKNATAEDWGNFVGDVVTGIISAPFTSNLEAPEVSTMNLKER; encoded by the coding sequence ATGAGATTCTTTACAAAATTTCTTTTACTTCTCCTTACCTTTATTACAGTTTCGCAAGCAAATATACAACCACTTGCATCCTCGTATGATATAAGATTAAGTGAGTATGGAGCGAGATATTATGACCCTCGCACCTCTGTGTGGCAGAATCCTGATCCGATACTAGATGAGTATATGTCTGGACAGACTAACAATGGGGTGTTTAATCCGAAGAATTTAGAATTGTATACGTATACAAGAAATAATCCAGTCAACCTCATTGATCCGGACGGATTATCATGGAAAAAAGTAGCAGAAAAAGCTTCAAAATCTTTTGAAAAAGGTATGGATGCTTATCAACATGCATTGAAACATACAATACCTAGAAACAAGGCCTTGGCAGGGAAAACTCATGATAAATCGGGGGTTCCATTTGATAAAGACGGTTTTGCTGATTTTTCTAACTATCTTTACAAAACAAAACCGGGACAAAAAAATGATATAAATATTGGTTTGGCAAATTCACAAAAAAGTAACTACACTAAGCATGCAAACAAAAAAGCTGGCTTCAAAGAAACACCCAAAGGGTATAAGTGGCATCATCATCAAGATGAGGGAAGAATGCAGTTAGTTGAATCAGCTGCACATGATTTAACAGGACATACAGGTGGTAAGTCAATTGGAAAGATAGCAGGAGCACTAGCTGCCGGGGTTAGTACTGCTAGTGCAGATGTATATAATGGAATTAAGAATGCAACTGCAGAAGATTGGGGAAATTTTGTAGGAGATGTTGTTACTGGTATAATAAGTGCCCCATTTACATCAAACTTAGAGGCTCCAGAAGTAAGTACAATGAATCTAAAAGAAAGATGA